The sequence GCGTCGAAATCTGGGACCTCATCAGCGCCTTCGACCAGGTGATTTGGACGCTCGGCTACTCCCAGCCGCGGGAGGTCGTCTACGACGACACGCCCGTGGAGGAGGCCGCCCGGCAACTCCTCGCCCGCATCGAGGCCGAGCGGTCCCTCCTCTTCTCGCAACTGTTCACGGGCGGCCACAGCCGCATCTACCTCGTGACGATGTTCCTGGCGGTCCTGGAACTCGTGCGCCAGCGGCGGATCGGCGCCGAGCAGGAGGTCGATTTCAAGGACGTCCGCCTGTTCCTGCGCGACCCGGCGGCCGAGCCGGCGGCGCCCCGGACGCCGCGCGGCGCCGCGAAGTCCAGGGAGGCCCTCGAACGCAAGGGGCCGCGGCGGCCCTCGGCCCGCCAGGTCGAGAACCTCCGCGACCTGATGGACGATGTGGAACTCGAAAAGACCGAGTTCGACCAGATCCTCGAGTCCATCCACGTGCCCGAGATCGAGACCTTCCGCCCCCTCTATTCCGAGGACGAACTCATGGGCCGCAAGGAACCCGATGCGGCCAAGGACGCTCCGCAGGTCCCCGGCGAGGGCGATGCGGCGCCTTGCGGGCCAGTACGCCCGCCCGTACTGGGCGGCGGCCCGGCGGGCGATGCCCCGTCAAGCGAGACCGGCCAGGGCGGAATCGACCAGGTCGAAGATTCGACCGGGCGAACCCAGCCGGCGCCCCCGGCCGACGATGACGGACTCGCCGCCGATGCACCCGCCGACAACAAACCCCCACCGCCCGAGGCCGGCCAAGGCAATCCCCCGGGATAGCGCCCCCGGCGGCGGACGGCGGCGCCGTGCAGCCGATCGCATGATTCGTGAGGGATGGGCAATCGATGGCGGGTGAACCATGAAAATTCCAATCCTCCCTGCCGCAACCCCCGAGCGGATCGACCTCTCGGACAACGCGCGCCTCGTGCTCCAGCGGCGGTACCTGAAAAAGGATGATCGCGGTGAGCCGACCGAGTCGGCCGAAGACATGTTCCGCCGCGTCGCCTCCAACATCGCCCAGGCCGAAATCAACTGGGGCACCGCCCACGACGTGCACGTGGCCGAAGAACAGTTCTACGGGGTGATGGCGCGGCTGGAATTCCTGCCGAATTCGCCCACGCTGATGAACGCCGGGCGCCGCCTCCAGCAACTGGCCGCCTGCTTCGTGCTGCCGGTGGAGGACGACATCGCCAAGATCTTCGACGCCATCAAGTACGCCGCCATCATCCACAAGTCGGGCGGCGGGACCGGCTTCTCGTTCAGCCGCATCCGACCCGCCGGCGACCTCGTGGAATCCTCCAGCGGCAAGGCCTCCGGCCCCATCAGTTTCATGAAGGTCTTCAACTATGCGACCGGAGCGATCAGCCAGGGCGGGTTTCGCCGCGGCGCCAACATGGGTGTCCTGCGGTGCGACCACCCGGACGTCGAGCGGTTCTCCCGCGCCAAGACCGAGGAGGGCGAACTCGAAAACTTCAACATCTCCATCGCCTGCACCCGCGCCTTCATGGAGGCCGTCCGCACGGGCGCCCTGTTCGACCTCCTCAATCCCCACGGCGGCCGCGCCATGCTGCGCGTGCCGGCCCGCCAAATCTGGGAAACCATGACCCGCCAGGCCCACGCCACCGGCGACCCTGGGGCCATCTTCCTCGACCGCATCAACGCCGACAACCCCACCCCCCGCCTCGGGCCCATCGAGTGCACCAACCCGTGCGGCGAGCAGCCCCTCCTGCCCTACGAGGCCTGCAACCTGGGCTCCGTCAACCTCAACAAGGTCGTCCGCGCGGGCGGCATCGACTGGGATTACCTCCAGGCCATCGTCCGCCTGGCCGTGCGGTTCCTGGA is a genomic window of Planctomycetota bacterium containing:
- a CDS encoding adenosylcobalamin-dependent ribonucleoside-diphosphate reductase, with protein sequence MKIPILPAATPERIDLSDNARLVLQRRYLKKDDRGEPTESAEDMFRRVASNIAQAEINWGTAHDVHVAEEQFYGVMARLEFLPNSPTLMNAGRRLQQLAACFVLPVEDDIAKIFDAIKYAAIIHKSGGGTGFSFSRIRPAGDLVESSSGKASGPISFMKVFNYATGAISQGGFRRGANMGVLRCDHPDVERFSRAKTEEGELENFNISIACTRAFMEAVRTGALFDLLNPHGGRAMLRVPARQIWETMTRQAHATGDPGAIFLDRINADNPTPRLGPIECTNPCGEQPLLPYEACNLGSVNLNKVVRAGGIDWDYLQAIVRLAVRFLDDCIQQSLYPLPQITDVVHGNRKIGLGIMGFADLLVRMGVRYDSPKALAVAEEVMRFIRAEADRASADLATERGPFPNLPGSIYDRPESPAYRNACRTTVAPTGTLSILAGCSSGIEPIFALAMERHVLDGARLFEVNPLFEETARQRGFWSPRLLDRLAASPTLAQVKGIPEDLARLFVTALHIEPKWHVQVQAAFQKHVDNAVSKTVNLPFEATVADVSEIFQMAYETGCKGITVFRDRSRSKQVLVRSLEPGREVESAPGACNRGEVCART